From the genome of Alkalimarinus coralli:
CGTTCTGCCCAGCAATACGGCCTTCATCTGCGGCCTCATGCAACAACGGAATATCATTATTGGCATCACCCGCAATAAAAATGTGGCTTCCAGCTTTCGCGTCAATTCGCTGTGCCTGCATGGTATATCGATCAAATAGCGGAACACCTCTATCATCAAGCTCAAGGGAGGTATTTTCCAAGCCTAGCTTATCAACATTGGGCACCCGGCCAGTAGCAGCCAAGACAAAATCAAACCGTTCCACCACATCACCCTTTTTCAGGTGTTTGTAGGCAATTTCTACCTGTGGCTTTGTTTCACCATCGACGGTTGATTTCACTCGCTCCATTCCCTGCACTTGAGCATCGGGATCAAGATAGAATTCATCATTAAACGCTTTTCTGGCATAGGCTCTGATATCAGGGTCTCGTATCGCCCCTAAGCCACCTCCCAAGCCGAAGACTTTAACCCTAACACCCAGTCGGCTCAGCGCCTGGCCAAGCTCCAGCCCAATGACACCCGGCCCAAACACGGCAATAGAGTCTGGCAGGGTCTCCAGCTCGAAGACGGTGTCATTGATTAGTAACCGGTCATCTAACTTTTCAAAGCTCGACGGATAGCTTGGTCGACTACCTGTGGCGATAACCACTCGCTCTGCCTCTAGCTCAATTTCTGCGCCATCTTCCAGTGTGACCGCTACTTGGTGATCGCTTACAAACGATGCAACCCCTCGAAGCCGGTCATCTGCAGGAATATTTTCAACCGACTCCACAACAAAGCCCGAAAAACGATCCCGCTCTGAACGAACACGACTCATGACCTCAGCCCCGTCAATGCTCAGCGGGCCAGGGTGAACGCCAAAGACAGGGGCTTTCTCAATAGAATGTGCTGCTTCTGCTGCCGCGATCAATAACTTACTTGGCATACAACCGACTCTTGCGCAGGTCGTTCCATACGGCCCACTTTCAACAAGTAATACGCTATCAGTATGCTCCTTGGCTGCACGGTATGCCCCTAAGCCTGCGGTGCCTGCGCCAATTATCAGTACATCAACTTTTCGTATCATTTTTTCTGTTTGATATGCCTGCATCATTCCTCCCAAGCCTGGCTAAACCATGTTACTAAGTTTGCACAACCTCATGATCGCCTTAAGATATATTATTTCAGTGTGAGCCTTACCTCCAGGCAAGGCTCTTCGCAATGGTCAGTGACTAGCGGCTCATATACACTTCCAGTTCATCTGCGCCACCAATCAGAACCCCATCAACAAATACTTGAGGTGTTGTTCCTTTTCCGGTAACGGCTTGTAGTGAACTATAGCTAATACCATTTTGCCCCAACTCAATATCTTCATATCGAATACCTTTGGCGTCCAAAAGGTTTCTTGCTCTGTGGCAGTGTGAGCAGCCAGGCTTGCTAAAAAGCGTTACTCTTGCGGGTAACTTGGCTTCCTCATTGATGTAGTTAAGCATGGTGTCTGCGTCAGATACTTCAAAAGGGTCGCCTGGCTTTTGTGGCTCAATAAACATTTTTTCAATAATGCCGTCTTTTACCAGCATTGAATAACGCCATGAGCGCTTGCCAAAGCCCAGCTCATTTTTGTCTACGGCTAAGCCCATGCCTTCTGAGAACTCCGCATTTCCGTCAGGCAAAAAGTAGATATTTTCTGCATTCTGGTTCTCTTTCCAGGCATCCATCACAAACGGGTCGTTAACTGATAAACAGATGATGCTATCAACACCATTCTCTTTGAACACGCCTGCCAATTCATTGTATCGAGGTAAGTGCGTGCTTGAGCAGGTAGGCGTAAATGCACCTGGCAATGCAAATAAAACGACGGTTTTACCTTCAAAAAGCTCTTTAGATGTAACTTGTTTCCACTCATTGTTCTCTCTGATCGGAAATGTAACTTGTGGAACTGCGTGGCCTTCTCTAGATTGCAACATTTGTTTCTCCTGGGTCGTGATGTTTAGTTGATGTAAATAAGATACGATAGAGACACCGATTAAGATAATTAATTGTTTAAATTACTTTGATAGATTTTAAATATAGTTAGTTATATAGGCGACCAGACAGACCATCGCCTAGTCAACACAGCCGCCGCGATAGGAGCGACAAAAGCTCACGCCCTCACCTTCAACCATTGTATTAGCCGTGTTAGGATGAGCACCATCTCCTCTGAGTGCAGAGGGTAACCTGTGATGAGATTAGATATGTCTGTATTAGAGTATTGGCCAGAGTTTCTAACGGTTGTAACCGTTCACCTTCTTGCCGTCGCCAGCCCTGGCCCCGACTTCGCTGTCGTCGTAAGACAAAGTATTAGTTTAGGCCGTAAAGAAGCGATATGGACCAGCATAGGGGTGGGAGCCGGTATCCTGCTCCATGTGACGTACTCGTTGTTAGGGTTAGGGCTATTGATATCTCAATCAGTCCTGGCATTTAATATTCTCAAGGTTCTCGCAGTTGGCTATCTGCTTTTTGTCAGTTGGCAATGCATAAACGCAAAACCACAGTCGCTAAACCTGAGTCAATCCGATACACCGAACAGCCGCCTGCTGTCATATCATTCGGCGATGTCGTGCTTCCGCCTCGGTTTTTTAACCAACGCGTTAAACCCTAAAGCCACACTGTTTTTTGTGGCGCTTTTTACTGTCGTCATCAGCCCTGGTACTCCAACCGCCGTGCAACTCTTTTATGGTCTATGGATGGCCTTTGCGACCGGGCTTTGGTTTATCGGGTTATCGCTGTTTCTCTCGCAACAGCGGGTTCGCTCTTTTTTCTCGCACTTTGGGCACTGGGTCGAGCGTGTAATGGGGGGAGCACTCATCCTCTTAGCCGGAAAGCTGGCATTTGCTACGTTAGATAGCCCAGACCCGTCATAGATTGCACACCTCGTAAATCGGGGCTTAACAGTATATATGTCGCTGAGTATAGAGATAGTTTCTCCATTACCCTGTTCTTGAACTATGCTTTGATTATAAGCGACGCCTGAGAAGTGGTAGCCATAATCATCCAGGCTCTGTTAATAAACCGGGGGCGGATTGATTGTGCTAACATTTTTCAAGTCAATGGTCAGCAGTAAACTACTGAAGCCGGTTTTTGCCGCATTGATTGTTATCTCTATCGTGCAGGTTTTGCTGTTTATTGTACTCACCTCAAGTAACGTAAACAGCCTCAACCATAGTATCGAGTCGGGCCTGAAAAACAGCGAACAACAGATAACAACCCAGCTCGCTCAGACAAATTCTCAGGTGGAAACACTCATTCAACAGATGGCCGATAAAACCGGCCAATCGCTTTCGGCAACGCTTGCGCTCAACTTTGAAAAAGAAGAACTGATAATAGAAGAGAGCTTCCAATATTCGCTAGAGCAATCATCAAGGACACTTGCAACGGTGCTCGCTCAAATAGCACCGCCTTATATTTGGGACAACGATACGCCTGAGCTGACACGCATTGTAGAAATGGCGCATCAGACAGACAATGTTGTGTTTGCTATATTCCTGGACAAGGAAAGCAAGCCACTCACTCGCTACCTGAACCGCAAAGACCCCATCATAAAAGACCTCATTTCCAGCAGCCAGGTTCGCGGTTCAGTTAACAAAGTACTCGAGGCAGCCCCCAAAAATAACGACATTTCGGTTATCTACGAACCAATAAATTCAAGAGATGTTGAAATAGGCAAGTTTGTCTTAGGGATCAGCAACGCGCAGGTTGTTTCAGAAGTTCAGTCGCTAAAAGATCGCTTTAGTAAACTTATAAACGATAGCAATAAGACCGTTAAAGAGACGATGAGAGAAGAGTCGGTCAATGTTGTTGCTGCATTACAAACATCACTCAAAGAAACCACCAACGATCTGGGCGAAACGATTTCATCATCAATCAACACGATCAGTTCCGGGGCAACAAACTTAACAGTATCTCTAACAACCTTGGTCATTATTGCTTCATTGGTAACCTTACTATGCATGGCATTTTTGCTGACCAAGCTCGTGCTTAATAAAATTAATAGCCTGAGAAAAGCCTTATGGGGTATTGCTGAGGGCGAAGGGGATCTTACTCAGCGAGCGCAAATTACCGGGAGCGACGAGATTACCAACATGGCAACGGCACTCAACCGTTTTATAGAAAAAACGCAAAGTATCATTACAGAGGTTAACCTCGCTGCGGATAACGCCTCAAATATGACAGGCACATTGGCCAATACGGCAAACACGGCTAACAGTGCGGTAAATAGACAACAGAATGAGATTGAGCAGATATCATCAGCTATTTCTCAAATGAGCAGTTCAATTCAGCATGTTGCAGAGAGCATTCAAACAGCCGCAAAAAATGTAGAAGATATTCAATCGGAATCCAGCGAAGCCTCCAGCATTTCCACTCAGGTAAACGCTCAGTTAAACCAGTTGATAAGAGATATAACGAATGCAAATCAGGTTGTTATGGAGCTTGAAACCCATAGCAACCAGATCGGCTCCGTGCTCGATGTAATTAGAGGCATCGCCGAACAGACCAACCTTCTGGCACTAAACGCAGCGATAGAGGCTGCCAGAGCTGGAGAGAGTGGACGAGGGTTTGCAGTGGTTGCCGACGAAGTTAGAGCGTTGGCCAGCAAAACACAGCAATCAACGACAGAAATTCAACAAAGCATTGAGGGCCTTCAAGAGGGCAGTAAATCTGCCGTCAATGCCATTAACACGGCAAACCGGGTAGCCAAAGAAAGCATTGACTCATTTAGCAATTCAGATGCCCATTTAGAGAGTGTTTCGACTTCGGTCACACAGCTATTTGACCTATCAACAGAAGTAGCCTCAATGGCAGAAGAGCAAACTCATGTTGCAGAGGAGATTAATCGCAATATTGTAAATATTAATGAAGCAACAGAACAGACTGCGTCATCGGTAAACCGGGCTGCAGCCTCAAGCACTGAAATAGACGATGTGGTTAAATTGCTAAAAGATAAGGTGTCCCAGTTTAAAGTTGAGTAATGCGCCAACAAAGCATAGTGTATTACTACAGGTGATACAATCTTGAAACAGGGTGCAACATGTCGACAAAGCAGGCTCTACTCTACTCATTTACAGCGGGTGCTGTTTGCCTTTTTTGTACGTGGTTGTTTGGCCACTTATGGGTATTTATCGCGATTGTCTTCGTCGCCTCAATGGGGATTGCTGTGAAGTTGTCTGAAATAAAATCAATATCTGAGCCGGGCAAAAAAGAAGACCAGCAAACGCAGCCCTCTTCCCAAGGCGATAAGAAACAGTAATTAGCTGAATTAGTAAATAACGTCTGGCTCTCACCAAGAGAGCCAGCAAATCAAGCCTGTCGCTACACCTCAAACCAAGCCGATTAATACCCTGCTCAGACGAGTAAATTAACCGCATTGCTCATAAAGCGCTCGAATAGATTTTTCGGTTTGCTCCCAGCTCATGCAGGCATCAGTGATTGAGACGCCGTATTCCATCTCCTCAGATATGTTCTGGCGCCCCTCATTGATATGACTCTCAATCATCACGCCCATAATTGACCGATTACCTGAACTAACCTGCTCTGCTATATCACTTAGGACGTTGGGCTGCTGAAGGTGGTCTTTCCCTGAGTTTTCATGGCTACAGTCAATCATAATACGTTCATTTAACCCGGCATCACGCAATGCGTGCTGGCAACGGGCAATATTTAGTGCATCATAATTCGGCTGCCCATTTCCACCTCTGAGCACAATGTGGCCATTTACGTTCCCCCCCGTACGAACAACACCCACTTCCCCATTGTCAGATACTCCCATAAACGCATGGGGACTGGCCGCCGACTTCATGGAGTGAATAGCTGTTGCAAAGCTGCCGTCTGTTGCATTTTTAAACCCCACCGCCGCATTAAGCCCACTGGCCATCTCTCTGTGCGGTTGAGATTCAGTGGTTCTCGCACCAATCGCGACCCAACTGATCAGGTCGTCATAGTAGCTAATCGCCAACGGGCTGAGGGCTTCTGTTGCCAGGGGAAGCCCCATGGCAGCAAGCTCTAGCAGCAAGGTTCGAGATAACCTGACTCCTTGCTCCATATTGTCAGAGCCATTCAGGGATGGGTCGTGCAGCAACCCTTTCCAGCCGACGGTGGTTCTGGGTTTTTCAAAATAGCAACGCATCACTATACACAAGCGATCACTCACTTGGGCTGACAGGTGCGCAAGTCGTCGACCATAATCAATCGCAGACGCGGTATCGTGAATAGAGCAAGGCCCTGTCACCACCAGCATTCGTGCATCCTCACCATTTACGATACGATGAATGCTCTGCTGATGCTGTTGAACCTCAAATAACAACGCCGGTTTAGCTTGCAACTGGCGTTTAATCACAGCAGGTGATGGCAAAACCTCCACGCTGGTAGAGGAGGTCGCTGCCACCGTAGCGTGATTTAAGCTTGTACTCGTTAAGTGTGTCATCTATGAATTCCTTATTGTTCCCTAATTTAAGCCCTAAAACGAAAAAACCCCGATCAGCCAAAGCCTTTCGGGGTTTTAAAAATCTTCCGGAAGGCTGTTTTGTTAAACTCACCTTCCAGATACGTTATGCTATTTCATAGGCATCCAGGTTCGCTTAACCGTTTTACTAAAAAAGTAAAACCAATAGTGCCAACCAGTAAAAGTATCAGACGAAAAGACACGAGCCTGCCCCGCAATGGCTGCGGACAGATCAACAAGTAAGGAATTTAATTGCGTGCTTTTCATATTCATAATGCAGAAGCTTAACGCAAATAATCAAACTTTCAAACCTGATTTCAGCAAACTTAATATATTTTTTAGCCGCATTTTTGCATGGCGTCATCAAACAGGTGCCTGCGATTTTAGATATTTAGTGCTACATTCCATATACAGGGATGAAAAAACAGTATCTCGCTCAACTGTATCTAAGGATCTCGTTATGAAATTCAGCAGGGTTAAAACAGCCAGCAGGCCGCTGGTCAGATCAAGCTTGGTGCTTATACTTTTTATTTTAAGTGCATCTGTGCTTGCTCAAACGGTTGAGGTTATTTCTATACAACACCGTTCAGCCGAAGATATCGCCCAACAAGTCAAGGCACTCTACCCTGAACAGGAATTACGAATCGTTGGCCACAACAAGCAACTTACCGTAAGAGCTAGCGCTCCTATAGTCGATGAGGTTAAACAACTCGTTTCATCATTGGATACGCCACCGCATCAATTTTTAATCAGTATCTCAAACGATATGAACCATAAGCAGTTGCAATCTGGTATCTCTGGCGCTGCATCAATATCAACCAATTCTGCCAGCAGTAACGGAGTTAAAATATCTGCTCACAACAAAACATATCAAACACGAGGTTCGGGAAATCAAACCGTAAGGGCGGTAGAGGGTCACTCAGCCTATATCAGCGCAGGCCAAAAAAGGCCTGTCAGAGGCCGCCAACTGGTCAATGGCCAATGGGTCAACTCAGTGGATTACATTGATATGACCCGCGGCTTTTATGTTCAACCCAGGCTTATTGGGGAAAGCCAGGTTGAGCTGAAGATTCGATCTCAGCAAAACCGCTCAAGTAAACAACATTACAATGAAATAGACACCACGACGGTCGAGACAATACAGGTGGTCAGACTGGGTGAGTGGGTTAGTATCGGCGGAAGTTCGACAGCTAACAACAACCATCAAAGCGGGATCAGCTACTCCACCCAACGACAGAGCGTGGAAGATCAAAATGTAACCATTAAAGTAGAGCTGGTGACGCAATAGCTGCTTTAATCACGCCCCAGACTCAACGATCCAGCTGTTCTAATAATATGTCTTTCGCCATATTAACCTGTGCCGCCAGAAAATTGCTTCCACCTCGATCTGGATGCAACTTTTGCATCAATTTACGATGAGCATCCAAAATTTCCTCACGTGTTGCCCCCTCGCTGAGCCCCAGAACCTGTAGCGCTTGCGCGGTATCCATATTCGATGGGTTAACATGGGCCTTTAGCTCATCAAACTGATAGCCAGACTGTTCTGCTTGTTTTCGCCACTCTTTACCGAGACGGCGTTGCAGGAAGGCATCAAAGACAGGCACGGAATCAATATACTGGTCGGATGCCAACTGATATAGCTGAAACAGTTGTTGAGGGTTAAGCGCATTTAAGCGCTTGCCTTTAAAATCACCTTGCAATACCTCTCCGTTCATCTCTCCGTTGCGATGGTTTAGTGTCATAGTCAGCAAAGACGTTTCTACCGTTGACTGATCATCCGAGTCAGCCTGCTTAGATGCTTGTACCTGTTGTTTCAAATAACGAAATAGCGGGACATACCGAAGCAATACCGGAAGCTTTTTAGTAAACGGGATAACAGCAGCCACAATA
Proteins encoded in this window:
- a CDS encoding glutathione peroxidase, with the protein product MLQSREGHAVPQVTFPIRENNEWKQVTSKELFEGKTVVLFALPGAFTPTCSSTHLPRYNELAGVFKENGVDSIICLSVNDPFVMDAWKENQNAENIYFLPDGNAEFSEGMGLAVDKNELGFGKRSWRYSMLVKDGIIEKMFIEPQKPGDPFEVSDADTMLNYINEEAKLPARVTLFSKPGCSHCHRARNLLDAKGIRYEDIELGQNGISYSSLQAVTGKGTTPQVFVDGVLIGGADELEVYMSR
- a CDS encoding dihydrolipoyl dehydrogenase → MMQAYQTEKMIRKVDVLIIGAGTAGLGAYRAAKEHTDSVLLVESGPYGTTCARVGCMPSKLLIAAAEAAHSIEKAPVFGVHPGPLSIDGAEVMSRVRSERDRFSGFVVESVENIPADDRLRGVASFVSDHQVAVTLEDGAEIELEAERVVIATGSRPSYPSSFEKLDDRLLINDTVFELETLPDSIAVFGPGVIGLELGQALSRLGVRVKVFGLGGGLGAIRDPDIRAYARKAFNDEFYLDPDAQVQGMERVKSTVDGETKPQVEIAYKHLKKGDVVERFDFVLAATGRVPNVDKLGLENTSLELDDRGVPLFDRYTMQAQRIDAKAGSHIFIAGDANNDIPLLHEAADEGRIAGQNAGGFPRVLAGNRRAPIAVVFTDPQIAAVGLTLDQVKERCQTCYATGEVSFEDQGRSRVMAKNKGLLKVYGEQGTGLFLGAEMFGPAAEHIAHLLSWAVQKRMTVSEMLDMPFYHPVIEEGVRTALRDLNHNLHIGPDVIERCLDCGPGA
- a CDS encoding secretin N-terminal domain-containing protein; protein product: MKFSRVKTASRPLVRSSLVLILFILSASVLAQTVEVISIQHRSAEDIAQQVKALYPEQELRIVGHNKQLTVRASAPIVDEVKQLVSSLDTPPHQFLISISNDMNHKQLQSGISGAASISTNSASSNGVKISAHNKTYQTRGSGNQTVRAVEGHSAYISAGQKRPVRGRQLVNGQWVNSVDYIDMTRGFYVQPRLIGESQVELKIRSQQNRSSKQHYNEIDTTTVETIQVVRLGEWVSIGGSSTANNNHQSGISYSTQRQSVEDQNVTIKVELVTQ
- a CDS encoding DnaJ domain-containing protein → MHIVIGFLAALLVFSLIRYGINSNPKQRRQLGYIIAVVLAAGVLLLLLLTGRIHFIAAIVAAVIPFTKKLPVLLRYVPLFRYLKQQVQASKQADSDDQSTVETSLLTMTLNHRNGEMNGEVLQGDFKGKRLNALNPQQLFQLYQLASDQYIDSVPVFDAFLQRRLGKEWRKQAEQSGYQFDELKAHVNPSNMDTAQALQVLGLSEGATREEILDAHRKLMQKLHPDRGGSNFLAAQVNMAKDILLEQLDR
- a CDS encoding 3-deoxy-7-phosphoheptulonate synthase; this encodes MTHLTSTSLNHATVAATSSTSVEVLPSPAVIKRQLQAKPALLFEVQQHQQSIHRIVNGEDARMLVVTGPCSIHDTASAIDYGRRLAHLSAQVSDRLCIVMRCYFEKPRTTVGWKGLLHDPSLNGSDNMEQGVRLSRTLLLELAAMGLPLATEALSPLAISYYDDLISWVAIGARTTESQPHREMASGLNAAVGFKNATDGSFATAIHSMKSAASPHAFMGVSDNGEVGVVRTGGNVNGHIVLRGGNGQPNYDALNIARCQHALRDAGLNERIMIDCSHENSGKDHLQQPNVLSDIAEQVSSGNRSIMGVMIESHINEGRQNISEEMEYGVSITDACMSWEQTEKSIRALYEQCG
- a CDS encoding methyl-accepting chemotaxis protein; the encoded protein is MLTFFKSMVSSKLLKPVFAALIVISIVQVLLFIVLTSSNVNSLNHSIESGLKNSEQQITTQLAQTNSQVETLIQQMADKTGQSLSATLALNFEKEELIIEESFQYSLEQSSRTLATVLAQIAPPYIWDNDTPELTRIVEMAHQTDNVVFAIFLDKESKPLTRYLNRKDPIIKDLISSSQVRGSVNKVLEAAPKNNDISVIYEPINSRDVEIGKFVLGISNAQVVSEVQSLKDRFSKLINDSNKTVKETMREESVNVVAALQTSLKETTNDLGETISSSINTISSGATNLTVSLTTLVIIASLVTLLCMAFLLTKLVLNKINSLRKALWGIAEGEGDLTQRAQITGSDEITNMATALNRFIEKTQSIITEVNLAADNASNMTGTLANTANTANSAVNRQQNEIEQISSAISQMSSSIQHVAESIQTAAKNVEDIQSESSEASSISTQVNAQLNQLIRDITNANQVVMELETHSNQIGSVLDVIRGIAEQTNLLALNAAIEAARAGESGRGFAVVADEVRALASKTQQSTTEIQQSIEGLQEGSKSAVNAINTANRVAKESIDSFSNSDAHLESVSTSVTQLFDLSTEVASMAEEQTHVAEEINRNIVNINEATEQTASSVNRAAASSTEIDDVVKLLKDKVSQFKVE
- a CDS encoding LysE family translocator; this translates as MSVLEYWPEFLTVVTVHLLAVASPGPDFAVVVRQSISLGRKEAIWTSIGVGAGILLHVTYSLLGLGLLISQSVLAFNILKVLAVGYLLFVSWQCINAKPQSLNLSQSDTPNSRLLSYHSAMSCFRLGFLTNALNPKATLFFVALFTVVISPGTPTAVQLFYGLWMAFATGLWFIGLSLFLSQQRVRSFFSHFGHWVERVMGGALILLAGKLAFATLDSPDPS